One Equus asinus isolate D_3611 breed Donkey chromosome 26, EquAss-T2T_v2, whole genome shotgun sequence genomic window carries:
- the LOC106840957 gene encoding immunoglobulin superfamily member 1-like isoform X1: MIPRLLFLLCFRLCVGQGDRRRDGSLPKPSLSAWPSSVVPAKSNVTLRCWTPTKGVNFDLRKGGHLIESSQSPDSAEGLAEFHLTDLKISDAGEYTCEYYRRGRPYVSSQSSDVLLLLVTGNFPKPSLQAHQRGKVTEGEKVTLQCQKPDFGIVPVMFALLKAGSPKPIQLRSPVGKETDFSLQSVTVNDTGQYSCVYYQTKAPFWASEPSNRVDIQVTGSLPKPSLSAWPSSVVPAKSNVTLRCRTPTKGVNFDLRKGGHLIESSQSPDSAEGLAEFHLTDLEISDAGEYTCQYYRRRRPYVSSQSSDVLLLLVTGNFPKPSLQAHQRGKVTEGEKVTLQCQKPDSETGPKMFALLKAGSPMPILLQGPAERETNFSLQNVTVNDTGQYSCVYYQTTGPFWASHPSDHLVIWVTDATSRDYTTGNLIRLGLGAIILAIMGALLVEAWCSQKESQSGSRSHNCWGGEDKCLIKLDLLILNSSVDPAFSALLRATARQEDGFLLPVLFTWGQQQD; this comes from the exons GGCTGTGTGTTGGCCAAGGAGACAGGAGAAGAGATG GCTCACTTCCCAAGCCCTCTCTCAGTGCCTGGCCTAGCTCGGTGGTACCGGCTAAAAGTAATGTGACGCTGCGATGCTGGACTCCTACCAAGGGTGTAAACTTTGATCTCAGAAAGGGAGGACACCTCATTGAGTCCTCACAATCACCTGATTCTGCAGAGGGCCTGGCTGAATTTCACCTCACTGATCTGAAAATCAGTGATGCTGGAGAGTACACGTGTGAATACTACAGAAGAGGGAGACCCTACGTAAGTTCACAGTCCAGTGATGTCCTTCTGCTGCTGGTGACAG GAAATTTTCCTAAACCTTCCCTCCAAGCCCACCAAAGGGGTAAGGTGACTGAAGGAGAAAAGGTGACCCTGCAGTGCCAGAAGCCAGACTTCGGGATCGTGCCTGTGATGTTTGCCCTACTGAAGGCAGGAAGTCCAAAGCCCATCCAACTCCGGAGTCCAGTAGGGAAGGAGACAGACTTCTCCCTTCAGAGTGTGACAGTCAACGACACTGGGCAGTACAGCTGTGTGTACTACCAGACAAAGgctcctttctgggcctcagagcCCAGCAATCGCGTTGACATCCAGGTGACAG GCTCACTTCCCAAGCCCTCTCTCAGTGCCTGGCCTAGCTCGGTGGTACCGGCTAAAAGTAATGTGACACTGCGATGCAGGACTCCTACCAAGGGTGTAAACTTTGATCTCAGAAAGGGAGGACACCTTATTGAGTCCTCACAATCACCTGATTCTGCAGAGGGCCTGGCTGAATTTCACCTCACTGATCTGGAAATCAGTGATGCTGGAGAGTACACGTGTCAATACTACAGAAGACGGAGACCCTACGTAAGTTCACAGTCCAGTGATGTCCTTCTACTGCTGGTGACAG GAAATTTTCCTAAACCTTCCCTCCAAGCCCACCAAAGGGGTAAGGTGACTGAAGGAGAAAAGGTGACCCTGCAGTGCCAGAAGCCAGACTCTGAGACTGGGCCTAAAATGTTTGCCCTACTGAAGGCAGGAAGTCCAATGCCCATCCTGCTCCAGGGTCCAGCAGAGCGGGAGACAAACTTCTCTCTTCAGAATGTGACAGTCAATGACACTGGGCAGTACAGCTGTGTCTACTACCAGACAACAGGTCCTTTCTGGGCCTCACATCCCAGTGATCACCTTGTGATCTGGGTGACAG ATGCCACATCAAGAGATTACACCACGGGGAACCTCATCCGACTGGGTCTGGGTGCCATAATTTTGGCTATTATGGGGGCTCTCTTGGTTGAAGCCTGGTGTAGCCAGAAGGAGTCTCAAAGTGGATCCAG GTCCCACAACTGCTGGGGTGGGGAAGACAAGTGCTTGATCAAGCTAGACCTGCTGATTCTTAACAGTTCTGTGGATCCTGCATTCTCAGCTCTCTTGAGAGCCACTGCAAGGCAAGAGGATGGCTTTCTTCTTCCTGTACTGTTCACCTGGGGCCAACAACAGGACTGA
- the LOC106840957 gene encoding immunoglobulin superfamily member 1-like isoform X2 yields the protein MIPRLLFLLCFRLCVGQGDRRRDGSLPKPSLSAWPSSVVPAKSNVTLRCWTPTKGVNFDLRKGGHLIESSQSPDSAEGLAEFHLTDLKISDAGEYTCEYYRRGRPYVSSQSSDVLLLLVTGNFPKPSLQAHQRGKVTEGEKVTLQCQKPDFGIVPVMFALLKAGSPKPIQLRSPVGKETDFSLQSVTVNDTGQYSCVYYQTKAPFWASEPSNRVDIQVTGSLPKPSLSAWPSSVVPAKSNVTLRCRTPTKGVNFDLRKGGHLIESSQSPDSAEGLAEFHLTDLEISDAGEYTCQYYRRRRPYVSSQSSDVLLLLVTGNFPKPSLQAHQRGKVTEGEKVTLQCQKPDSETGPKMFALLKAGSPMPILLQGPAERETNFSLQNVTVNDTGQYSCVYYQTTGPFWASHPSDHLVIWVTDATSRDYTTGNLIRLGLGAIILAIMGALLVEAWCSQKESQSGSSS from the exons GGCTGTGTGTTGGCCAAGGAGACAGGAGAAGAGATG GCTCACTTCCCAAGCCCTCTCTCAGTGCCTGGCCTAGCTCGGTGGTACCGGCTAAAAGTAATGTGACGCTGCGATGCTGGACTCCTACCAAGGGTGTAAACTTTGATCTCAGAAAGGGAGGACACCTCATTGAGTCCTCACAATCACCTGATTCTGCAGAGGGCCTGGCTGAATTTCACCTCACTGATCTGAAAATCAGTGATGCTGGAGAGTACACGTGTGAATACTACAGAAGAGGGAGACCCTACGTAAGTTCACAGTCCAGTGATGTCCTTCTGCTGCTGGTGACAG GAAATTTTCCTAAACCTTCCCTCCAAGCCCACCAAAGGGGTAAGGTGACTGAAGGAGAAAAGGTGACCCTGCAGTGCCAGAAGCCAGACTTCGGGATCGTGCCTGTGATGTTTGCCCTACTGAAGGCAGGAAGTCCAAAGCCCATCCAACTCCGGAGTCCAGTAGGGAAGGAGACAGACTTCTCCCTTCAGAGTGTGACAGTCAACGACACTGGGCAGTACAGCTGTGTGTACTACCAGACAAAGgctcctttctgggcctcagagcCCAGCAATCGCGTTGACATCCAGGTGACAG GCTCACTTCCCAAGCCCTCTCTCAGTGCCTGGCCTAGCTCGGTGGTACCGGCTAAAAGTAATGTGACACTGCGATGCAGGACTCCTACCAAGGGTGTAAACTTTGATCTCAGAAAGGGAGGACACCTTATTGAGTCCTCACAATCACCTGATTCTGCAGAGGGCCTGGCTGAATTTCACCTCACTGATCTGGAAATCAGTGATGCTGGAGAGTACACGTGTCAATACTACAGAAGACGGAGACCCTACGTAAGTTCACAGTCCAGTGATGTCCTTCTACTGCTGGTGACAG GAAATTTTCCTAAACCTTCCCTCCAAGCCCACCAAAGGGGTAAGGTGACTGAAGGAGAAAAGGTGACCCTGCAGTGCCAGAAGCCAGACTCTGAGACTGGGCCTAAAATGTTTGCCCTACTGAAGGCAGGAAGTCCAATGCCCATCCTGCTCCAGGGTCCAGCAGAGCGGGAGACAAACTTCTCTCTTCAGAATGTGACAGTCAATGACACTGGGCAGTACAGCTGTGTCTACTACCAGACAACAGGTCCTTTCTGGGCCTCACATCCCAGTGATCACCTTGTGATCTGGGTGACAG ATGCCACATCAAGAGATTACACCACGGGGAACCTCATCCGACTGGGTCTGGGTGCCATAATTTTGGCTATTATGGGGGCTCTCTTGGTTGAAGCCTGGTGTAGCCAGAAGGAGTCTCAAAGTGGATCCAG CAGTTGA